One stretch of Plasmodium vivax chromosome 8, whole genome shotgun sequence DNA includes these proteins:
- a CDS encoding hypothetical protein, conserved (encoded by transcript PVX_119510A; Apicoplast targeted protein. Curated by Stuart Ralph, Walter and Eliza Hall Institute of Medical Research, Australia.) → MTKFVALLSVCSIIFHFCGAFKLPHCCERWVLRSGGGHPVGATQRHGVYPSKGKGREGIGNNAPPCYHNRLRNHGGNNHTRVFYKSKKERDIQESGYLYPFDHLEKKKTKFPPDPYQPSDEEREENAADVLDEQLSDDELLSFDEDDDAKRHFGETTFNAPISGGGADGAEDADGVDAADGTDGADDAEGANVSDQADELIPRELVAEAAKRSAAPDEPQREREVVTISVHSAGEERIEAEVMKDQLYYLFHSSMDSAFIEFFRLQIELSIRSEEKNISAAYTFGESNYQVPISCVEDLINFSNRLQKLLTSRMEDARRDQTDGEMTYLSKSMRKELERGKKQRNITHTSKRNLQMSIESSLKLIEKCTEKMYRQNYERTLHDLKLAYSMLPCKYYGFFLSSICANISMLSYYTNDMQGALNFSLKAIKYEPKYALAWKCLGDAYRSFRKFWQAHNFYEIAIHLGYTDDKGENFKEIVAELKKLTVAALKKADMLKENMNNCSNVVVKKNIGIVLNKNPDSIGGCYVSYIIEGGKASKKNFHHGDQIVALNNIVTYGKPIDFCLKAFQKNEGSYDIVFFRGNIIELYGLRAYQYLLERGLFHTLFENEKIASFKRNEAILFDLRGFGTFSEYGVSLGGA, encoded by the coding sequence ATGACTAAGTTTGTGGCTCTCCTCAGCGTGTGCTCCatcattttccatttttgcgggGCGTTCAAGCTACCGCATTGTTGCGAAAGGTGGGTGCTGCGGAGTGGAGGAGGACATCCCGTTGGCGCCACGCAGCGGCACGGCGTCTACCCCAGCAAGGGCAAAGGGAGAGAAGGGATAGGCAACAATGCACCGCCCTGCTACCACAACAGACTGCGAAACCATGGGGGGAATAACCACACCAGGGTGTTTTacaaaagcaaaaaggaaagggacaTCCAGGAGTCAGGCTACCTATACCCCTTCGATCActtagagaaaaaaaaaacgaaatttcCTCCGGACCCCTACCAGCCAAGTGACGAAGAGAGGGAAGAAAACGCGGCAGATGTGCTCGATGAGCAGCTAAGCGATGATGAGCTGCTCAGCTTTGACGAGGACGACGATGCGAAGAGGCACTTTGGGGAGACAACCTTCAACGCGCCCATCAGTGGGGGCGGCGCGGATGGCGCGGAGGACGCGGATGGTGTGGATGCTGCAGATGGTACTGATGGCGCGGATGACGCAGAGGGGGCGAATGTTTCCGACCAGGCGGACGAGCTCATCCCGCGCGAGCTCGTGGCGGAGGCCGCTAAACGGAGCGCCGCTCCAGACGAACCGCAGCGCGAACGGGAGGTGGTAACGATCAGCGTGCATTCCGCAGGAGAAGAGAGAATCGAAGCAGAAGTGATGAAGGACCAGCTGTACTACCTCTTTCACTCCTCCATGGACAGCGCCTTCATCGAGTTCTTTCGACTGCAAATAGAGTTGTCAATCCGTTcagaggagaaaaacatATCCGCAGCGTACACCTTTGGGGAAAGCAACTACCAGGTGCCAATATCGTGTGTGGAAGACCTAATAAACTTTTCCAAtcgtttgcaaaaattgctGACCAGCAGAATGGAAGATGCTCGCAGGGACCAAACCGATGGAGAGATGACCTACTTGAGCAAAAGCATGCGGAAAGAACTcgagagggggaaaaaacaaaggaacATCACACACACGTCGAAAAGGAACTTACAGATGAGCATCGAGTCGTCCTTAAAGCTGATTGAAAAGTGCACCGAAAAGATGTACAGGCAAAACTATGAACGTACTTTGCACGATTTAAAATTAGCCTACAGCATGCTGCCGTGTAAATACTACGGATTTTTCCTCTCCAGCATTTGTGCCAACATATCGATGCTGTCCTACTACACAAATGACATGCAAGGCGCGTTGAACTTTTCGCTAAAGGCAATAAAGTACGAACCCAAATACGCGTTGGCGTGGAAATGCCTGGGAGATGCTTACAGAAGCTTCCGCAAATTTTGGCAGGCCCACAATTTCTACGAGATAGCAATACACTTGGGGTATACAGACGATAAGGGAGAGAACTTCAAAGAAATCGTGGccgagttaaaaaaattgactgTGGCTGCTTTGAAGAAGGCAGATATGTTGAaggaaaatatgaacaactGCAGCAACGTTGTCGTGAAGAAGAACATCGGAATTGTGTTGAACAAAAATCCGGATTCGATTGGGGGCTGTTACGTCTCCTACATCattgaggggggaaaagcgaGCAAAAAGAATTTCCACCACGGGGACCAAATCGTTGCACTTAACAACATCGTGACGTATGGGAAGCCAATTGACTTTTGCCTGAAAGCTTTCCAAAAGAATGAGGGCTCCTACGACATCGTCTTTTTCAGGGGCAACATTATCGAGCTGTACGGCCTGCGCGCCTACCAGTATTTGCTCGAGCGTGGCCTTTTTCACACCCTCtttgaaaacgaaaaaatcgCGTCCTTCAAGCGGAACGAGGCCATTCTGTTTGACTTGCGCGGGTTCGGCACCTTTTCCGAGTACGGCGTGTCGCTGGGGGGGGCGTAA